One window of the Janthinobacterium sp. PAMC25594 genome contains the following:
- a CDS encoding DUF6445 family protein, with amino-acid sequence MGEQTLAEQQLAKGRQLQQQGKLIEAINAYQAAYQQDPALAEAQHFQGLAMLELGQGTIGLGLLKLSLRQQPENALFHYNLGNVLRGTDSEAALASYATAARLAPHEHDFAILHAELLMGKQRLMETIAELERAHALRPQRWQTLQGLAELYYRTGQQELALARYAQALALHPALAQTCRIGFASPQAEHAETLTTLNVPEDIHDFIRETDLHILDDFLPDPAAWRAQALNLPFEQQRYAGQNYPGSQTAGQPSQAIMERIATALGRPIRFISPDNGSYRLSYADAMARTDIHVDNETGNNFNFYAGVLYLNPPEQCQGGTTFWRHQPSGWYRRLPEADVKAGGYASFKDFQKRWLPNSKVQKFNDLQEQRDSWQTLLEVPMRHNRLIVYKGHYFHSISNVFGDTPENGRLVQLFFFEVPD; translated from the coding sequence ATGGGCGAACAGACACTGGCGGAACAACAGCTGGCCAAGGGCCGGCAACTGCAGCAGCAAGGCAAGCTGATCGAAGCGATCAACGCTTACCAGGCCGCGTATCAACAGGACCCGGCCCTGGCCGAAGCGCAACATTTCCAGGGCCTGGCCATGCTGGAGCTGGGCCAGGGAACCATCGGCCTGGGCCTGTTAAAACTGTCGCTCAGGCAGCAGCCAGAGAACGCCCTGTTCCACTACAACCTCGGCAACGTGCTGCGCGGTACGGACAGCGAGGCGGCGCTGGCCAGCTACGCCACGGCGGCGCGACTGGCCCCGCACGAACACGATTTCGCGATTCTTCATGCCGAATTGCTGATGGGAAAACAGCGGCTGATGGAGACCATCGCCGAACTGGAACGGGCCCACGCCCTGCGCCCGCAGCGCTGGCAAACCCTGCAGGGCCTGGCCGAGCTGTATTACCGCACGGGACAGCAGGAACTGGCCTTGGCGCGCTATGCGCAAGCGCTGGCGCTGCACCCGGCGCTGGCGCAAACCTGCCGCATCGGCTTTGCCAGTCCGCAAGCGGAACACGCCGAAACGTTGACGACGCTCAATGTGCCGGAAGACATACACGATTTTATCCGTGAAACCGACCTGCACATCCTCGACGACTTCCTGCCCGATCCGGCCGCCTGGCGCGCCCAGGCGCTCAATTTACCGTTCGAGCAGCAGCGCTATGCGGGACAGAACTATCCGGGCAGCCAGACGGCCGGCCAGCCCAGCCAGGCCATCATGGAACGCATCGCCACGGCGCTGGGCCGCCCCATCCGTTTCATTTCGCCCGACAATGGCTCGTATCGGCTCAGCTATGCGGACGCGATGGCGCGCACGGATATCCACGTGGACAATGAGACGGGGAATAACTTCAATTTCTATGCGGGCGTGCTGTATCTGAACCCGCCCGAGCAGTGCCAGGGCGGCACCACGTTCTGGCGCCACCAGCCCAGCGGCTGGTACCGGAGACTGCCCGAAGCGGACGTGAAAGCGGGCGGCTACGCCAGCTTCAAGGATTTCCAGAAACGCTGGCTGCCGAACAGTAAAGTGCAGAAATTCAACGACTTGCAGGAACAGCGCGACAGTTGGCAAACGCTGCTGGAAGTGCCGATGCGCCACAACCGATTGATCGTGTACAAGGGCCACTACTTCCACTCGATCAGCAATGTGTTTGGCGACACGCCGGAGAATGGCCGATTGGTGCAGCTGTTTTTCTTTGAAGTGCCCGATTGA
- a CDS encoding LysR family transcriptional regulator, producing the protein MDTLNPNWFLRARLKTRQLLLLIALDEQRNIHRAAEELHMTQPAASKQIKDLEEMLDVRLFDRLPRGMEPTIYGETMIRHARMALTSLSLAHDDIVALKSGLTGQVEVGVIMTPAMALLPRAIARIKQQAPLMRIGVHLEHSNTLMDMLQHGTLDFMIGRILEKESSAGLIYEELTEEPASAVARNGHPLLSRKNLQLKDLAGQPWILPPQGSILRHRFDMMFRRASLEPPVDVVDTTALLLITSLLQQTDSLHVMPTEVAHYYESLNVLSILPIELPCKMDAFGIIRQQDHLLSPGADMLLKAVRATAADMY; encoded by the coding sequence ATGGATACCCTCAACCCCAACTGGTTCTTGCGAGCCCGCCTGAAGACGCGGCAATTGCTGCTGTTGATCGCCCTTGACGAGCAGCGCAACATCCATCGCGCGGCGGAAGAATTGCACATGACGCAGCCGGCCGCGTCCAAGCAAATCAAGGACCTGGAAGAGATGCTGGACGTGCGCCTGTTCGATAGGTTGCCGCGTGGCATGGAACCGACCATCTACGGCGAAACGATGATACGCCACGCGCGCATGGCCCTGACGAGCCTGTCCTTGGCGCATGACGACATCGTCGCGCTTAAATCTGGCCTGACGGGCCAGGTGGAAGTGGGCGTGATCATGACGCCGGCCATGGCCTTGCTGCCGCGCGCGATTGCCCGCATCAAGCAGCAGGCGCCGCTGATGCGCATCGGCGTGCATTTGGAGCACAGCAACACCCTGATGGACATGCTGCAGCATGGCACGCTCGATTTCATGATCGGGCGCATCCTGGAAAAGGAAAGCAGCGCCGGTCTCATCTACGAGGAATTGACGGAAGAGCCGGCCAGCGCCGTGGCGCGCAATGGCCACCCGCTGCTGTCGCGCAAGAATCTGCAATTGAAGGACTTGGCGGGTCAGCCGTGGATCTTGCCGCCGCAAGGCAGCATCCTGCGCCACCGCTTCGACATGATGTTCCGCCGCGCCAGCCTGGAACCGCCCGTCGACGTCGTCGACACCACCGCCTTGCTGCTGATCACGTCCCTGCTGCAGCAAACGGATTCCCTGCACGTGATGCCGACGGAAGTGGCGCATTACTACGAGTCGTTGAACGTGCTGAGCATCTTGCCCATCGAACTGCCGTGCAAGATGGATGCCTTCGGCATCATCCGCCAGCAGGATCATCTGCTGTCGCCGGGCGCGGACATGCTGTTGAAAGCGGTACGCGCCACGGCGGCGGATATGTATTGA